Proteins encoded together in one Streptomyces sp. TLI_171 window:
- a CDS encoding FMN-binding negative transcriptional regulator, which translates to MLIRGWDRGAEDEWRQWLAAGRDFGTLAANGPEGPVLVPTHFLLDAGAGEVLLHLAAANPLLAAVRADPRVTLAVTDDYAFAPGRWRGAPYVPTSYYASVQFSCTAELVEDPAGKAAILNRQLAHFQPEWPEDRVTAGAEPYGPMLTGLRGLRLTVRRVRAKFKYDDKKPVELQGEVAERLAERAAATGNPQDAGARAQLLRRMALRTAGAEQACGPARVGPQRGADSSSD; encoded by the coding sequence GTGCTGATCCGCGGCTGGGACCGGGGCGCGGAGGACGAGTGGCGGCAGTGGCTGGCGGCCGGGCGCGACTTCGGCACGCTCGCCGCCAACGGGCCCGAGGGCCCGGTGCTGGTGCCCACGCACTTCCTGCTGGACGCCGGGGCGGGCGAGGTGCTGCTGCACCTGGCCGCGGCCAATCCGCTACTGGCCGCGGTGCGGGCCGACCCGCGGGTGACGCTGGCCGTCACCGACGACTACGCCTTCGCCCCGGGCCGCTGGCGCGGCGCCCCCTACGTGCCGACCAGCTACTACGCCTCGGTGCAGTTCTCCTGCACCGCCGAGCTGGTCGAGGACCCGGCCGGGAAGGCGGCGATCCTCAACCGGCAGCTGGCGCACTTCCAGCCCGAGTGGCCCGAGGACCGGGTGACGGCCGGCGCCGAGCCGTACGGGCCGATGCTGACGGGGCTCCGCGGGCTGCGGCTGACGGTGCGCCGGGTGCGGGCGAAGTTCAAGTACGACGACAAGAAGCCGGTGGAGCTGCAGGGCGAGGTCGCCGAGCGGCTGGCCGAGCGCGCGGCCGCCACCGGGAACCCGCAGGACGCGGGGGCGCGGGCGCAGCTGCTACGGCGGATGGCGCTGCGGACGGCGGGCGCCGAGCAGGCGTGCGGGCCGGCGCGAGTGGGGCCGCAGCGGGGCGCTGACAGTTCATCGGACTGA
- a CDS encoding sugar porter family MFS transporter translates to MVFISAAAAMGGFLFGYDSAVINGAVTGIQKHFGVGNGETAFVVAIALLGSAGGAVVAGWLADHFGRVRTMLLAAALFAISGVGSMFPPSIQVLGVWRVLGGIAIGIASVIAPTYIAEVAPTAYRGRLASFQQMAIVLGITVSQLANWALNQAAGGESTNHLGGVQAWQWMLGVEAVPAVIYGLMALSIPESPRYLISDGREAQARKVLAEVEGADVDLDARIAEIRGVLNTAHKPRLKDLLGGRFGLLPIVWVGIGASVFQQFVGINVIFYYSSFLWQSVGIDESNSLLISLSTSIVNVIGTVVAMLLVDRIGRKPLALAGSAGMAAALGVAAWAFSFREGTGDTATLADSYATTALVAAHVFVFCFAFSWGVVVWVLLGEMFPNRIRALALSVAASAQWIANWAITVSFPNLSDWNLSATYVIYACFALLSIPFVAFCIKETKGKALEEMG, encoded by the coding sequence GTGGTGTTCATCTCCGCCGCCGCCGCGATGGGCGGGTTCCTGTTCGGCTACGACAGTGCAGTGATCAACGGCGCGGTCACCGGCATCCAGAAGCACTTCGGCGTCGGCAACGGCGAGACCGCGTTCGTGGTGGCCATCGCGCTGCTCGGCTCGGCCGGCGGCGCGGTGGTGGCCGGCTGGCTGGCCGACCACTTCGGCCGGGTGCGGACCATGCTGCTGGCCGCGGCACTGTTCGCGATCAGCGGCGTCGGCTCGATGTTCCCGCCCAGCATCCAGGTGCTCGGGGTGTGGCGCGTGCTGGGCGGCATCGCCATCGGCATCGCCTCGGTGATCGCGCCGACCTACATCGCCGAGGTCGCCCCGACCGCGTACCGCGGCCGGCTGGCCTCCTTCCAGCAGATGGCGATCGTGCTCGGCATCACCGTCTCGCAGCTCGCCAACTGGGCGCTCAACCAGGCCGCGGGCGGCGAGTCCACCAATCACCTGGGCGGCGTCCAGGCCTGGCAGTGGATGCTCGGCGTGGAGGCCGTGCCCGCGGTGATCTACGGGCTGATGGCGCTGTCCATCCCCGAGTCGCCGCGCTACCTGATCTCCGACGGGCGGGAGGCGCAGGCCCGCAAGGTGCTCGCCGAGGTGGAGGGGGCCGACGTCGACCTGGACGCCCGGATCGCCGAGATCCGCGGCGTCCTCAACACCGCGCACAAACCTCGCCTGAAGGACCTGCTGGGCGGCCGGTTCGGGCTGCTGCCGATCGTCTGGGTCGGCATCGGCGCCTCGGTGTTCCAGCAGTTCGTCGGCATCAACGTGATCTTCTACTACTCCTCCTTCCTGTGGCAGTCGGTCGGCATCGACGAGTCCAACTCGCTGCTGATCTCGCTCTCCACCTCGATCGTCAACGTCATCGGCACCGTCGTCGCGATGCTGCTGGTCGACCGGATCGGCCGCAAGCCGCTGGCGCTGGCCGGCTCCGCGGGCATGGCCGCCGCGCTCGGGGTCGCGGCCTGGGCGTTCTCCTTCCGGGAGGGCACCGGTGACACCGCGACCCTCGCCGACAGCTACGCCACCACGGCGCTGGTCGCCGCCCACGTCTTCGTGTTCTGCTTCGCCTTCTCCTGGGGCGTGGTGGTCTGGGTGCTGCTCGGCGAGATGTTCCCCAACCGGATCCGCGCCCTCGCCCTGTCGGTGGCCGCCTCCGCGCAGTGGATCGCCAACTGGGCGATCACCGTCAGCTTCCCCAACCTCTCCGACTGGAACCTGTCGGCGACGTACGTCATCTACGCCTGCTTCGCGCTGCTGTCCATCCCGTTCGTGGCCTTCTGCATCAAGGAGACCAAGGGCAAGGCGCTGGAGGAGATGGGCTGA
- a CDS encoding glutamate--cysteine ligase, whose amino-acid sequence MGEKVVATRAELADRQLYRRKLQSCLDVLERMLREERFDRPKAMMGLEIELNLADEQGRPMLANERVLDAIASADFQTELGRFNIEVNVAPRRLSGHVFEDLREELDTGLRYADRRAADAGARIVMVGILPTLDLEHAGLDAMSHNDRYSLLSEQILAARGEDIALDIDGVERLAVDSVSMVAEAAATSLQLHLQVTPARFASVWNAAQAICGVQLALGANSPFLFGRELWRETRPVLFQQACDTRSAELKAQGVRPITWFGERWVDSALDLFAENLRYFPALLPICDDEDPVKVLSSGGVPRLGEMRLHNGTIYRWNRPVYDVADGIAHLRVENRCLPAGPTVADTLANAAFYYGLVRVLAEQSRPIWSRLPFDRADQNFQQGARHGIDAVQWWPRSGRGARGLAELPATDLVLNELLPLAHQGLDEWGIEARDRDRYLGIIEQRCLRRTNGAAWQAATVHRLREHHNLDPNAAIAAMTRRYIECMRTGEPVHTWPVD is encoded by the coding sequence GTGGGCGAGAAGGTCGTGGCGACCCGGGCGGAGCTGGCCGACCGGCAGCTGTACCGCCGCAAGCTGCAGTCCTGTCTGGACGTGCTGGAGCGGATGCTCAGGGAGGAGCGGTTCGACCGCCCGAAGGCCATGATGGGCCTGGAGATCGAGCTGAACCTGGCCGACGAGCAGGGCCGGCCGATGCTCGCCAACGAACGGGTGCTGGACGCGATCGCCTCCGCGGACTTCCAGACCGAGCTCGGCCGGTTCAACATCGAGGTGAACGTCGCCCCGCGCCGGCTGAGCGGGCACGTGTTCGAGGACCTGCGCGAGGAACTGGACACCGGCCTGCGCTACGCGGACCGGCGGGCCGCCGACGCGGGTGCCCGGATCGTGATGGTCGGCATCCTGCCGACCCTCGACCTGGAGCACGCCGGGCTGGACGCGATGAGCCACAACGACCGGTACAGCCTGCTCAGCGAGCAGATCCTGGCCGCCCGCGGCGAGGACATCGCGCTGGACATCGACGGCGTGGAGCGCCTCGCGGTGGACTCGGTGTCGATGGTCGCGGAGGCCGCCGCCACCTCGCTGCAACTGCACCTGCAGGTCACCCCGGCCCGGTTCGCCTCGGTGTGGAACGCCGCCCAGGCGATCTGCGGCGTCCAGCTCGCGCTCGGCGCGAACTCGCCGTTCCTGTTCGGCCGGGAGCTGTGGCGGGAGACCCGCCCGGTGCTGTTCCAGCAGGCCTGCGACACCCGCTCGGCCGAGCTCAAGGCCCAGGGCGTGCGCCCCATCACCTGGTTCGGGGAGCGCTGGGTGGACTCCGCGCTGGACCTGTTCGCCGAGAACCTGCGGTACTTCCCGGCGCTGCTGCCGATCTGCGACGACGAGGACCCGGTCAAGGTGCTGTCCTCCGGCGGCGTCCCCCGGCTCGGCGAGATGCGCCTGCACAACGGCACCATCTACCGCTGGAACCGGCCCGTGTACGACGTCGCCGACGGCATCGCCCACCTGCGGGTGGAGAACCGCTGCCTGCCGGCCGGCCCGACCGTCGCCGACACCCTCGCCAACGCCGCCTTCTACTACGGCCTGGTCCGGGTGCTCGCCGAGCAGTCCCGCCCGATCTGGAGCAGGCTGCCGTTCGACCGGGCCGACCAGAACTTCCAGCAGGGCGCCCGCCACGGCATCGACGCCGTCCAGTGGTGGCCGCGCTCCGGCCGCGGCGCCCGCGGCCTGGCCGAACTGCCCGCCACCGACCTGGTGCTGAACGAACTGCTGCCGCTGGCCCACCAGGGTCTGGACGAGTGGGGCATCGAGGCCCGCGACCGGGACCGCTACCTGGGCATCATCGAGCAGCGCTGCCTGCGCCGCACCAACGGCGCCGCCTGGCAGGCCGCCACCGTGCACCGGCTGCGCGAGCACCACAACCTCGACCCGAACGCCGCGATAGCCGCCATGACCCGCCGCTACATCGAGTGCATGCGCACCGGCGAGCCCGTGCACACCTGGCCGGTCGACTGA
- a CDS encoding aminotransferase class I/II-fold pyridoxal phosphate-dependent enzyme: MLGEYRITGRRASEIAADVERAVAAGELPPGAALPPLRDLAGELGVNPNTVAAAYRLLRERGVIETAGRRGSRIRPRPVTTPRDQARLPVPSGARDLSAGNPDPALLPPLGPALAAAAAGPTVLYGDPVAEPELLDDFRAEFRADGAPEGELAVCSGALDTIARVLTATLRPGDTVAVEDPGWGSVLDLLPALGLRTAPVPLDDQGPLPEAVAAALDAGARALIVTSRAQNPTGAALTPARAAALRAVLAARPTTVLIEDDHGHGMVDQPFQSLAAGTVTHWALIRSAAKALGPDLRVAVSIGDADTVARVLGRQRLDAGWVSHLLQRAVLELRRRPVAPAPVYRARRDALLTALAAHGIRAHGESGLNVWIPVPDETATAAALLQRGWVTAPGARFRLGSPPGVRISISTLLPAEATALAADLAAVLARPAPGGSRLT; the protein is encoded by the coding sequence GTGCTAGGAGAGTATCGGATCACCGGTCGGCGTGCCAGCGAGATTGCCGCCGACGTCGAACGCGCGGTCGCGGCGGGGGAGTTGCCCCCGGGGGCCGCCCTGCCGCCACTGCGCGACCTGGCCGGCGAGCTCGGCGTCAACCCCAACACGGTGGCCGCCGCCTACCGCCTGCTGCGCGAACGCGGCGTCATCGAGACCGCCGGGCGGCGCGGCAGCCGGATCCGCCCCCGCCCCGTCACCACCCCCCGCGACCAGGCCCGGCTGCCCGTCCCGTCCGGCGCCCGCGACCTGTCCGCCGGCAACCCCGACCCGGCCCTGCTGCCGCCGCTCGGCCCCGCCCTGGCCGCCGCCGCGGCCGGCCCCACCGTCCTCTACGGCGACCCCGTCGCCGAACCGGAGCTGCTCGACGACTTCCGCGCCGAGTTCCGCGCCGACGGCGCCCCCGAGGGCGAACTCGCCGTCTGCTCGGGCGCGTTGGACACCATCGCGCGGGTCCTGACCGCCACCCTCCGCCCCGGCGACACCGTCGCCGTCGAGGACCCGGGCTGGGGCAGCGTGCTCGACCTGCTGCCCGCCCTCGGCCTGCGCACCGCGCCCGTCCCCCTCGACGACCAGGGCCCGCTGCCCGAGGCGGTGGCGGCCGCCCTGGACGCGGGCGCCCGCGCCCTGATCGTCACCAGCCGCGCCCAGAACCCCACCGGTGCCGCCCTCACCCCCGCCCGCGCCGCCGCCCTGCGCGCCGTGCTGGCCGCCCGCCCCACCACCGTGCTGATCGAGGACGATCACGGCCACGGCATGGTCGACCAGCCCTTCCAGTCCCTCGCCGCCGGCACCGTCACCCACTGGGCGCTGATCCGCTCCGCCGCCAAGGCGCTCGGCCCCGACCTGCGGGTGGCCGTCTCGATCGGCGACGCCGACACCGTCGCCCGCGTGCTCGGCCGCCAGCGGCTGGACGCCGGCTGGGTCAGCCACCTGCTGCAACGCGCCGTCCTCGAACTGCGCCGCCGCCCCGTCGCCCCCGCCCCCGTCTACCGCGCCCGCCGCGACGCGCTGCTCACCGCGCTGGCCGCGCACGGCATCCGCGCCCACGGCGAGAGCGGACTCAACGTCTGGATCCCCGTCCCCGACGAGACCGCCACCGCCGCCGCCCTGCTGCAGCGCGGCTGGGTCACCGCCCCCGGCGCCCGGTTCCGCCTCGGCTCCCCGCCCGGCGTCCGGATCAGCATCTCCACCCTCCTCCCCGCCGAGGCCACCGCCCTGGCCGCCGACCTGGCCGCCGTCCTGGCCCGCCCAGCCCCCGGCGGCTCCCGCCTCACCTGA
- a CDS encoding CPBP family intramembrane glutamic endopeptidase, with product MTTASAEPTDTKPLSRRLLAAELLIVLGLSLGASGVTALISFVGSLTEPVALGKQVATLNASRAPGRPWLDLAWQLYYVARGLMPVVLVGYLLVREGSSLRALGFDLRRKLSDLGRGALVAACIGGSGLALYLGAQAAGFNLTVAPSGLPDVWWRIPVLIASAWQNAILEEVIVVGYLLRRLTQLGWSWPAMVIASSVLRGSYHLYQGVGGLVGNMVMGVVFCLLYRRWKRVGPLVAAHGLIDTVAFVGYALLAGHVSWLP from the coding sequence GTGACCACCGCCTCGGCCGAGCCCACCGACACCAAGCCCCTCTCGCGCCGGCTGCTGGCCGCCGAACTGCTGATCGTCCTCGGGCTCTCGCTCGGCGCCAGCGGCGTCACCGCGTTGATCAGCTTCGTCGGCTCGCTCACCGAACCCGTCGCGCTCGGCAAGCAGGTCGCCACCCTCAACGCCTCCCGCGCCCCGGGCCGCCCCTGGCTCGACCTCGCCTGGCAGCTGTACTACGTCGCCCGCGGCCTGATGCCCGTCGTCCTGGTCGGCTACCTGCTGGTCCGCGAGGGCTCCTCGCTGCGCGCCCTCGGCTTCGACCTGCGCCGCAAACTCTCCGACCTCGGCCGCGGCGCCCTGGTCGCCGCCTGCATCGGCGGCTCCGGCCTCGCCCTGTACCTCGGCGCGCAGGCCGCCGGCTTCAACCTCACCGTCGCCCCCTCCGGCCTGCCCGACGTGTGGTGGCGGATCCCCGTCCTGATCGCCTCCGCCTGGCAGAACGCCATTCTGGAGGAGGTCATCGTGGTCGGCTACCTGCTGCGCCGGCTGACCCAACTCGGCTGGTCCTGGCCCGCGATGGTGATCGCCAGCTCCGTGCTGCGCGGCTCCTACCACCTGTACCAGGGCGTCGGCGGCCTGGTCGGCAACATGGTGATGGGCGTGGTGTTCTGCCTGCTCTACCGCCGCTGGAAGCGGGTCGGCCCGCTGGTCGCCGCGCACGGCCTGATCGACACCGTCGCCTTCGTCGGCTACGCGCTGCTCGCCGGCCACGTCAGCTGGCTGCCCTGA
- a CDS encoding dienelactone hydrolase family protein, translated as MGAPRQNIAFPGPGRTLHGYLVLPPAGIGPGVLLIQEWWGLTRHIADLTDRFAAEGFVALAPDLYGGVVTHDREQAARMKRELPADRAAAELSAAVGHLLDHPATVGDTIGVAGFCMGGGLALRLAAQEGDRVAAVVPFYGLPGEEDYDYRGLTAHVLGHFGEQDASLPVDAVDEAAVRIGEATGRRPEIHFYPAGHAFMNDEKTPSSYDPLQAEIAWRRTVSFLWGHLG; from the coding sequence ATGGGCGCTCCCCGCCAGAACATCGCCTTCCCCGGCCCCGGCCGGACCCTGCACGGCTACCTGGTCCTGCCGCCCGCCGGGATCGGCCCGGGCGTCCTGCTGATCCAGGAGTGGTGGGGCCTCACCCGGCACATCGCCGACCTCACCGACCGGTTCGCCGCGGAGGGCTTCGTCGCCCTCGCGCCCGACCTGTACGGCGGCGTCGTCACCCACGACCGGGAGCAGGCCGCCCGGATGAAACGCGAGCTCCCCGCCGACCGGGCCGCGGCCGAGCTCTCCGCCGCCGTCGGCCACCTGCTCGACCACCCGGCGACCGTCGGCGACACGATCGGCGTCGCCGGGTTCTGCATGGGCGGCGGCCTGGCGCTGCGCCTCGCCGCGCAGGAGGGCGACCGGGTCGCCGCGGTCGTCCCCTTCTACGGGCTGCCCGGCGAGGAGGACTACGACTACCGGGGCCTGACCGCGCACGTCCTCGGCCACTTCGGCGAACAGGACGCCTCGCTGCCCGTCGACGCGGTCGACGAGGCCGCCGTCCGCATCGGCGAGGCGACCGGGCGGCGACCGGAGATCCACTTCTACCCGGCGGGGCACGCGTTCATGAACGACGAGAAGACCCCGAGCAGCTACGACCCGCTGCAGGCCGAGATCGCCTGGCGGCGCACCGTCAGCTTCCTGTGGGGGCACCTCGGCTGA
- a CDS encoding HAD domain-containing protein, whose product MGKPLLYLDVDGVLNPVFPHPDDGFDPHTLLGYSVLLSPRHGEWLRELAAHYELVWATTWEEQANAHIAPLLGLPELPVVVFSGYVPQPGDPRVPLMELFSAHKWAPILRHAQGRPFAWVDDCIPPRLVRRSVLRADRVLLRIDPAHGLRREHVDRLLRHPPSRAWPNPWAC is encoded by the coding sequence ATGGGCAAACCACTGCTGTACCTTGACGTCGACGGGGTGCTGAACCCGGTGTTCCCGCACCCCGACGACGGCTTCGACCCGCACACCCTGCTGGGCTACTCGGTGCTGCTGTCGCCGCGCCACGGGGAGTGGCTGCGCGAACTCGCCGCCCACTACGAGCTGGTGTGGGCGACCACCTGGGAGGAGCAGGCGAACGCGCACATCGCGCCGCTGCTCGGCCTGCCGGAACTGCCGGTGGTGGTGTTCAGCGGCTACGTGCCGCAGCCGGGCGATCCGCGGGTCCCGCTGATGGAGCTGTTCTCCGCGCACAAGTGGGCGCCGATCCTGCGGCACGCGCAGGGCCGCCCGTTCGCCTGGGTCGACGACTGCATCCCGCCGAGGCTGGTGCGGCGCAGCGTGCTGCGGGCGGACCGGGTGCTGCTGCGGATCGATCCGGCGCACGGTCTGCGGCGCGAGCACGTGGACCGGCTGCTGCGGCATCCGCCGTCGCGGGCCTGGCCGAACCCGTGGGCCTGCTGA
- a CDS encoding MFS transporter, translating into MQIFDPAWAGRNYRIQTAATVVSGFGNAAAPIATAFAVLNAGQGWHETEVGYVTAARTVPLVVLLLVGGAVADRLPRHLVMVGANVFNAGSQAVLAALVLIGHPSLWALLLLSAAGGAGQAFYAPAAEGVILGTVPAEHAAKAFSVFKMAMNGSQIAGAALGGVLVAAVGPGWVLVVDAGCFAAAAALRVGLDDVSADRGPARPGLVHELRVGWQEFRSRQWLWSIVVQFSLINACVLAVEAVYGPTIAKERMGGAGSWGVAMAAMSAGMVLSGFLMARWQPRRMLLVGNGGVFLFGMPALALALGLPLVPVVAAMFLSGVGITVFVVGWMVTLQQEIPEELLSRVSAYDSFGSFALMPAGTALAGPVAKALGITGALWACSAVCLALAAAVLLVPEVRRLERALPQAPAATREPEPATSG; encoded by the coding sequence GTGCAGATCTTCGATCCGGCCTGGGCCGGCCGCAACTACCGCATCCAGACCGCCGCGACGGTGGTGAGCGGCTTCGGCAACGCCGCGGCCCCGATCGCCACCGCGTTCGCCGTGCTGAACGCCGGCCAGGGCTGGCACGAGACCGAGGTCGGGTACGTGACGGCCGCGCGCACCGTGCCGCTGGTGGTGCTGCTGCTGGTCGGCGGCGCGGTCGCGGACCGGCTGCCGCGGCACCTGGTGATGGTCGGCGCGAACGTGTTCAACGCCGGGTCGCAGGCGGTGCTGGCGGCGCTGGTGCTGATCGGGCATCCGAGCCTGTGGGCGCTGCTGCTGCTGTCGGCGGCGGGCGGCGCGGGCCAGGCGTTCTACGCACCCGCCGCGGAGGGCGTGATCCTGGGGACGGTGCCGGCGGAGCACGCCGCGAAGGCGTTCTCGGTGTTCAAGATGGCGATGAACGGCTCGCAGATCGCGGGCGCGGCGCTCGGCGGCGTGCTGGTCGCGGCGGTCGGGCCGGGCTGGGTGCTGGTGGTCGACGCCGGGTGCTTCGCGGCCGCCGCGGCGCTCCGGGTGGGCCTGGACGACGTGTCCGCCGACCGGGGGCCGGCGAGGCCCGGGCTGGTGCACGAACTGCGGGTCGGGTGGCAGGAGTTCCGCTCGCGGCAGTGGCTGTGGTCGATCGTGGTGCAGTTCTCGCTGATCAACGCGTGCGTGCTGGCCGTGGAGGCGGTGTACGGGCCGACCATCGCCAAGGAGCGGATGGGCGGCGCCGGGTCCTGGGGCGTGGCGATGGCGGCGATGAGCGCGGGCATGGTGCTGAGCGGGTTCCTGATGGCGCGCTGGCAGCCGCGGCGGATGCTGCTGGTGGGCAACGGCGGGGTGTTCCTGTTCGGGATGCCCGCGCTGGCCCTGGCGCTGGGCCTGCCGCTGGTGCCGGTGGTGGCCGCGATGTTCCTCTCCGGCGTGGGCATCACGGTGTTCGTGGTGGGCTGGATGGTGACGCTGCAGCAGGAGATCCCGGAGGAGCTGCTGTCGCGGGTGTCGGCCTACGACTCGTTCGGTTCGTTCGCGCTGATGCCCGCGGGGACGGCGCTGGCCGGTCCGGTGGCGAAGGCGCTGGGGATCACGGGCGCGCTGTGGGCGTGCTCGGCGGTGTGCCTGGCGCTGGCCGCGGCGGTGCTGCTGGTGCCGGAGGTCCGGCGGTTGGAGCGCGCGCTCCCGCAGGCGCCGGCCGCGACGCGCGAACCGGAACCGGCCACTTCCGGGTGA
- a CDS encoding pyridoxamine 5'-phosphate oxidase family protein has product MSEASSTPSYTRNDRTTPTRSKERAAWDKAAVHAILDAGYLCHLGFVRDGAPVVLPTLYARVGDRLYVHGSTGSRPLRGARDEQGLPVCVTVTHLDGLVLAKSAFHHSVNYRSVVAHGTAYQVTDPEELRSALDAIVEQVVPGRSADCRPGNAKELAATAVIRLELDQVSAKTRTGGVNDEEEDLDLPYWAGVLPVAPAYGNPLPSPHTAVELPGYLKELTC; this is encoded by the coding sequence ATGTCGGAGGCGTCGTCCACCCCGTCCTACACCCGCAACGATCGCACCACCCCGACCCGGAGCAAGGAACGGGCCGCCTGGGACAAGGCCGCGGTGCACGCGATCCTCGACGCCGGGTACCTGTGCCACCTGGGCTTCGTCCGGGACGGCGCGCCGGTGGTGCTGCCCACCCTGTACGCGCGGGTCGGCGACCGGCTGTACGTCCACGGCTCCACCGGCAGCCGCCCGCTGCGCGGCGCGCGGGACGAGCAGGGCCTGCCGGTGTGCGTGACGGTGACGCACCTGGACGGGCTGGTGCTGGCCAAGTCGGCGTTCCATCACTCCGTCAACTACCGCTCGGTGGTCGCGCACGGCACCGCGTACCAGGTCACCGACCCGGAGGAGCTGCGCAGCGCGCTGGACGCGATCGTCGAGCAGGTGGTGCCGGGCCGCTCGGCGGACTGCCGGCCGGGCAACGCCAAGGAGCTGGCGGCCACCGCGGTGATCCGGCTGGAGCTGGACCAGGTGTCGGCGAAGACCCGGACCGGCGGGGTCAACGACGAGGAGGAGGACCTCGACCTGCCCTACTGGGCGGGCGTGCTGCCGGTCGCCCCGGCCTACGGCAACCCGCTGCCCTCCCCGCACACCGCGGTCGAACTGCCGGGATACCTGAAGGAGTTGACGTGCTGA
- a CDS encoding GNAT family N-acetyltransferase, producing MLIGEKVALRARAESDVAVLHEELYEDVVMRSRADSRPWQPVSVESGQSPFRVREPMADAAVFSVVERAGGELAGEALLWGIQTHSRAAHIGISLRPSFRGRGLGADVVRLLCRYAFEVRGLNRVQVETLSDNAAMIATARRAGFTVEGTIREAGWVLGRFADEVVLGLLAREWKG from the coding sequence ATGTTGATCGGGGAGAAGGTCGCGCTGCGGGCGCGGGCCGAGAGTGACGTGGCCGTCCTGCACGAGGAGCTGTACGAGGACGTGGTGATGCGGTCGCGGGCCGATTCGCGGCCGTGGCAGCCCGTCTCGGTGGAGTCGGGGCAGTCGCCGTTCCGGGTGCGGGAGCCGATGGCCGATGCGGCGGTGTTCTCGGTGGTGGAGCGGGCCGGCGGCGAGCTGGCCGGCGAGGCGCTGCTGTGGGGGATCCAGACGCACAGCCGGGCGGCGCACATCGGGATCTCGCTGCGCCCGTCGTTCCGCGGGCGCGGACTGGGGGCGGACGTGGTGCGGTTGCTGTGCCGGTACGCGTTCGAGGTGCGCGGGCTGAACCGGGTGCAGGTGGAGACGCTGTCCGACAACGCGGCGATGATCGCGACGGCCCGCCGGGCGGGCTTCACGGTCGAGGGCACGATCCGCGAGGCCGGGTGGGTGCTGGGCCGGTTCGCCGACGAGGTGGTGCTGGGGCTGCTCGCCCGCGAGTGGAAGGGCTAG
- a CDS encoding DUF5999 family protein: protein MCQHRTDCPTADSADREAAVPVARHPEQGWSLLCNGVLLFDDTGELLPDGRVIAPRRTLLIAA from the coding sequence ATGTGCCAGCACCGAACCGACTGTCCGACCGCGGACTCGGCGGACCGCGAGGCCGCCGTGCCGGTGGCCCGCCACCCCGAGCAGGGCTGGAGCCTGCTGTGCAACGGGGTGCTGCTGTTCGACGACACCGGTGAGCTGCTGCCGGACGGCCGGGTGATCGCCCCGCGCCGGACCTTGCTGATCGCGGCCTGA